Below is a window of Deltaproteobacteria bacterium DNA.
CCTGCTCGACGAGCCGACCAACTACCTCGACATCGTCTCCGTCCGCTGGCTTACGCGGTTCCTTTGCGGATGGAGGGGTGCGCTCCTGCTCGTCACCCACGACCGCGGCTTCATGGACGGCGTCACGACCCACACGATGGCGATCCACCGCGGCCGGGTGCGCAAGATGGCCGGCGGGACGGAAAAGCTCTACGCGCAGATCCTCCAGGAGGAGGAGATCCACGAGCAGACCCGAAGGAACGACGAGAAGAAGCGGAAGGAAGCCGAGGTCTTCATCGCGCGGTTCCGCGCGCAGGCCACCAAGGCGCGGGCCGTGCAATCGCGCATCAAGGCCCTGGCCCGCCACGAGCGCCTCACGAAGCTCCAGGATCTCCGCGACCTCGACTTCCGGTTCACCGAGGCGCCGTTCGCCGGGAAGTGGATGATGGAGGCGCGGGAGCTGTCGTTCGGGTACGAGCCGGGCAGGCCGCTGATCGAGGGGCTGTCGTTCCCGGTGGCCCGGGGGGAGCGGATCGCGGTCGTGGGGCCCAACGGCCGGGGGAAGACCACGCTGCTGCGGCTTCTCGCGGGGGAGCTTTCGCCGTCTTCCGGCATCGTCCGTCCGGCCGTGAACCTCAAGGTCGGTTACTTCGGCCAGACGAA
It encodes the following:
- a CDS encoding ABC-F family ATP-binding cassette domain-containing protein; amino-acid sequence: MLTVSGLSKSFGRQTLFEGASFQVAPGERVGLVGRNGSGKSTLLRILLGEEGRDEGEVTVPAGYRIGHLSQHIAFRAETALSEAASALPPREDGTDETYRAKAVLAGLGFSESDFLRPPGELSGGFQVRLNLARVLLSGADLLLLDEPTNYLDIVSVRWLTRFLCGWRGALLLVTHDRGFMDGVTTHTMAIHRGRVRKMAGGTEKLYAQILQEEEIHEQTRRNDEKKRKEAEVFIARFRAQATKARAVQSRIKALARHERLTKLQDLRDLDFRFTEAPFAGKWMMEARELSFGYEPGRPLIEGLSFPVARGERIAVVGPNGRGKTTLLRLLAGELSPSSGIVRPAVNLKVGYFGQT